A portion of the Gemmatimonadota bacterium genome contains these proteins:
- the queF gene encoding preQ(1) synthase, with amino-acid sequence MNIEPRQKQFDFDGPGAIRPEVLETFPYESQGDPLDVDIDTDEFTAVCPWTGLPDFGEVIVSYVPDEKVLELRSYKYYLLSYRNVGMVQEHVTRRILDDLVAAVQPVRMTVSTDYRIRGGIHTVCTAEYEKE; translated from the coding sequence ATGAACATCGAACCCCGGCAGAAGCAGTTCGACTTCGACGGGCCCGGGGCTATCAGGCCCGAGGTCCTGGAGACCTTCCCCTACGAGTCCCAGGGCGATCCCCTCGACGTGGATATCGATACGGACGAGTTTACGGCGGTCTGCCCCTGGACGGGACTGCCCGATTTCGGTGAGGTAATCGTTTCTTACGTGCCGGACGAGAAGGTCCTGGAGCTGCGGTCCTACAAGTACTACCTGCTCTCGTACCGGAACGTCGGCATGGTGCAGGAGCACGTCACGCGGCGCATCCTCGACGACCTCGTCGCGGCGGTGCAGCCGGTCCGCATGACGGTAAGCACCGACTACCGGATCCGGGGCGGCATCCACACGGTCTGCACGGCGGAGTACGAGAAGGAATAG